The segment TTCGGCATCAGACCGCGCGGGCCGAGCACGCGGCCGAGCCGGCCGACCTGGCCCATGAGGTCGGGCGTCGCAATCGCGATGTCGAAGTCGAGGAAGCCGTCGGAGATCCGCTTCACGAGATCGTCGGCACCGACCACGTCGGCGCCGGCGGCCTCGGCATCGCGAGCGGCGTCACCGGCGGCGAACACCGCGACGCGCACGTTCTTGCCGGTACCCGACGGCAGCGACACCGTGCCCCGAAGCATCTGGTCGGCCTTGCGCGGGTCGACACCGAGTCGGTACGCGACCTCGACGGTCTCGTCGAACTTGCGCGTCGCCAGCGACTTCACCAGCCCGAGTGCCTCGTCCGGTGCATGCAGCTGCTCCCGGTCGTAGCGCTTCGCGGCGTCGGCGGACTTCTTGGACGTGCTCATGTGCCTGTCCCCTTCCGGGTCCCTCGTGGATGTCCGCCGGGCGGCGAGGTCCTCCGCGCCGGCGCGATCTCACAACTGGTCAGTCGACGACGTCGATCCCCATCGATCGCGCGGTTCCCGCGACCTGTGCCATCGCACCCTCGATGTCGATGGCGTTGAGGTCGGGCTGCTTCGTCTCCGCGATCTGACGAACCTGCGCCTTCGTCACCGAGCCCGCCTTCTCGCGTCGCGGTGCGACCGAGCCCTTCTCGAGGCCGGCCGCCTGCAG is part of the Acidimicrobiia bacterium genome and harbors:
- the rplA gene encoding 50S ribosomal protein L1; translation: MSTSKKSADAAKRYDREQLHAPDEALGLVKSLATRKFDETVEVAYRLGVDPRKADQMLRGTVSLPSGTGKNVRVAVFAAGDAARDAEAAGADVVGADDLVKRISDGFLDFDIAIATPDLMGQVGRLGRVLGPRGLMPNPKTGTVTTDVGKAVTEFKGGKVEYRTDRHGNVHVPIGKASFDVEALTTNYDAVHDEIMRAKPAAAKGRYIKSITASSTMGPGVRINPDTKAPVH